From the genome of Streptomyces sp. S4.7:
CTCCCGGTGACGGCGCCGCGCAGTGTGGGTCCCGGCACGTACTCGGTGGCCAGCCAGTACGGGGAGGCGTCGAGCGACGCCTCGATCAACTGGGCGGTGTAGGGACTGCGTACGGTCTCCATGGTCGCGGCTTCCCGCCGGAACCGGGCCAGTGACTCCGGATGGTCACTGATCTCGTCGTGGATCACCTTCACCGCCACCAGCCGGCCGCCCGGCGAACGGCCGAGATACACCTGTCCCATGCCGCCCGCGCCGAGCCGGGCGAGTATCTGCCATACGCCTATTCGCGCGGGATCTTGGGGTCGCAGCTCATCCACGGCACGACTTTGCCACATCCGGGCCTCCGGCGGACGGCGAGGAATGTACCAGGAACGTACTAACGCCCTTCGCTGGTGGAGGTGTTGGGGCCCGAGCGGGACGGCGACGCCGGGCACCCGGCCGAACGTGCCGAGTCGGGTACGGCGCGGGTGCGCGTGGTGAGCGAGCCGTGCGCGACCGCCGGCGGCGGCGGCGCGGCGGCGGGGAGGTGCGGTGCGTCTCCGACGACCTTCCCGGTCGCTACGGCCGCGCGACGGCCCGGCCTCCTGATCGCACGCCCCGCACCGGCTGACCAGATGCGCTGGCTGGAGTTGACCCACCGGTTGGTGAGGGCGGCTGATACCGGCAGGAGCGCGCCGGACCTCCGACCCCGCGCGGCGGGCGGCACCGACGCAGGGCCTGCGCGGCGACACCAGCCGCCCCGCCGCCCGGTCAGCGCATCCGTAGGACGATCTTCCCCCGGCTGTGCGGCCGGGCGAGCTCCGCGTACGCCTCCCGGACCTGCTCGACGGGGTACGTGGCGCTGACGGCGACGCTGATCGCGCCCTCGGCGACCAGCGCCGCGAGCTCGGCCAGGACGTCCGCGCGGGCCGCGGCCATGTTCCCGTCGCTCTTGGTGCCGAACTTCTTCGCGGCGGGGAAGTCGATGATCGTGTTGATGCGTACGGGGGCGACGCCCAGCCTCATGGCGAGTTCGACGTGGCCGCTTCCGTAGGTGTCGATGAACGCGTCCACGCCTTCGGGCGCCGCCGCACGAAGCTGCTCCTCGACACCCTCGATGCCCTCGCCGTACCCGATCGGCATCGCGCCGAGGGAGGCGAGCCACTCGTGATTGGCCTCGCCCGCGACAGCGAGGACCCGCACGCCCTGACGGCGGAGGAGCTGGACGGCGAGGGAGCCCACCCCGCCCGCGGCGGCGCTGAGCGCGACCGTCTCGCCGGGCTCGGCCCCGACCGCCCGGACGGCGGCGTACGCGGTGGTGCCCGCCACGAACAGGGACCCCGCCACGTCCCAGCCGACAGCGGCGGGCTTGGGCGTCACCTGGTCCGCGGGGACGGCGACGTAATCCGCCTGCGCCGCGCGCCGGTTGGTGAACCCGATCACCTGCGCGCCGATCGTGGGTGTGGACACGGCGCTGCCCACGGCGACGACCTCGCCCGCGAGGTCACTGCCCTGACCGGAGGGAAAAGTGGCAGGCCAGATGGCGTGCGCGAGCCCCTCGCGTACCCCGATCTCGCCGGGGTTGAGCCCCGCCGCCACCACTTCGACGACGACTTCGTCGGCGGCCGGGGCGGGTCTGGCTACGTCGGCGACGTACAGGACGTCGACCGCGCCGTACCGGTCGTAGCGGACGGCTCTGGGCATGCGAGTACTCCTTCGGGCTGGTCGGGACGGCCGGGCGGGACTCTGCGGAAACGGCCTAGCCGGCGATGGCGTCGAGTTCGGCGACCGCGTCGGCCGGCAGGCGCAGCTCGGCCGCGGCGATGTTCTCCCGCAGGTGGCCGACGGAAGAGGTGCCCGGGATCAGGACGGTGGTGGCCGAGCGCCGGAGCAGCCAGGCGAGCGCGACCTGCTGCGGTGAGGCGTTCAGGCGCGCGGCGACCGACGTCAGGGTCTCGGACTGCAACGGGCTGAAACCGCCGAGGGGAAAGAACGCGGCGAAGGCGATGTTCTCGGCCGCGCAGCGGTCCACCAGGGCGTCGTCCGACCGGTTGGCGAGGTTGTATAGGTTCTGGACGGTCACGACAGGCGCGATGGACTCCGCCTCGGTCAGCTGGGCGTCGGAGACGCCGCTGAGGCCGAGGTGGCGGATCAGGCCCTGCTCGCGCAGCTCGGCCAGCGCGCCGAACGGCTCGGCGAGGGAGTCGGTGGAGGCACCCTCGGCGTCCATGCGGAGGTTGACCACATCGAGGACGTCCAGGCCCAGGTGGAGCAGATTCTCCTGGACCTGGACCTTCAGGTCGGCGGGCTCCAGCGACGAGAACCAGCCGCCGTCGGCGCTGCGGCGCCCGCCGACCTTGGTGACGATGTGCAGGTCGGCGGGGTAGGGGTGCAGGGCTTCCCTGATCAGTTCGTTGACGACGGTGGGACCGTAGAAGTCGCTGGTGTCGATGTGCGTGACCCCGAGCGCGACCGCCTCGCGCAGTACGGCGACAGCCTGTCCGGGGTCCTTCGGCGGTCCGAAGACACAGGGGCCCGCCAGTTGCATGGCTCCGTAACCCATCCGGCTGATCGTGAGACCCTCCGCCGGGGTGAGGGTTCCGCCGGAAACGGTGGTGGTCATGTCGCGCCTTCCTTCTTCTCTCTCGCCTGCCGGACAGATCATCCAGGGCATACAGGATGACTTGCCCATTTCTCAGCTTTCCTCCCCGCGTGATGATCTCGGCTGTAGGCCGATCCGGCGCGATTCCGCAGCCGCCGGGCGGCGGTCCGTCACGGTCGGCGGCCGAAGAACTCGACCTCCGCCACGGCGATCCGGCGGCCCTCCCCGGTGCCGTACGCCGAGTTGACGGTGAACCTGGCCCGTACGGTCTCCGAGCCGCGCAGATCGAAGGTCTGCTCACCCGCCTGGTCCCGCAGCCGGACCGTACGGGTGGTCAGCTCGCCGTCCCGCGAGGTCAGCAGCACGGTGATCCCGGCCGGGCGGGCCTGTGTGAGGAACTCGTCCTTGCGTGCGGAGGTCCCCGAGAACACGATCAGCTTCGTCAGCCGCACCGGCTGCGCGAAGTCGCACTCCAGGAACTCCCCGATACCGTCCCCGGTCTCCTTCGGCGCCCAGTAACGGTTGTTGAACCCGTCGACGGCCGCGCCCGCCGGATGGCCTTTCGCGGCGCCGGAGGCGCGGCACTCGGCGGGCGGTACCGACTCGGGCTTCCCCGTCTCCTCCTTCGCGACGCCGAACAGCCCCGCCAGATGGGGGAGCGCGAACCAGATCCCCACCGCCAGCAGGATCAGCACGATCGGCAGACCGATCCGGGGCCTCTGCCATCCGCGTCGTGGGCGTGTCCCCGCCACGGGGGACTGCCGGGGGCCGCGAGTGAGGAGCCGGCGCCACCACGGCGGGCGGATCGCGGGGGGCGGACCCGGGTCCAGGAGGAGTGCGCAGCGGACGCAGAGCGTGCGGTCGGGGGTGTTCTCCGTACGGCAGTGGGGGCAGACGACCGGAGTCCCGGCGCCGGCGGGCGGCGTCGGCGGCTCCGCGACAGCGGGGCGGGTATCCGGGTCCGACCACGCGTCGGGGCCGGGCGCGGCCCGGTCCGCGCTCTCGCCGGGGCGTCTGGGCGCGCCGACCGTGGAGGGCGGGGGAGCGGAGTCCGGAGGTGTGGTCGGGGGCGGGGGTACGGACGGTCCCCCAGCCGCAGCGGATGGCTCCGCCACACGCGGCGCCGGGTCGGGCGCGGCCCCGGCCTCCGCCGCCGGAGCCGGGGGCGCAGTCGAAGACCCCTCGTCCGGCTCCCACGCGAGGAACGCCTCGCACGACGCACAGAACTCCCGCCCCGGCGCGTTCCGGTGCCCGCACGTCTCGCAGATCACCCCTCCGCACCCCCCACGCCGGTGTCCCCGTCCCCGTTTCCGTTCCTGTTTCCGTCTCCGTCCCTGTCCGGCGGCAGGAGTTCCAGCGAGAACCCGACGTGTGCCGGGACCTCCGTGTCGATCAGCTCCTCCAGCCGCACCCGGTCCAGGGGTCGGCCTTCGGCGGCCCTGACCCGGATCGTCACCCAGGGGACGGGCCGACCCGGCAGCGGCGTGTTCGGGCTCGTCGACCAGGCGGTGCCGCCGCTCTCGGCGATCTCCGGCTCCGTGCCCGTCTCCAGCCGGACCGCTTCGGCCAGTCCGCCCAGCGTTCCGCGCCGCGCGTGCCGGGCCACGGCCCCGCGTACGGCGGTCCTGCGATGGTCCGTGGGGCTGTCCTCGTGCGGCTCGACCGCGACCCAGCCGGCCAGCCAGTCGAGGAAGTCGTCCGGGGCGGTGCGGTGGTCCAGATACGCGGGCACGTTGTCGATCGTCAGCAGGAGCGGGGCCAGGACTTCGTCCAGCGCGTCGAGGAAGCGCCGCAGGAAGTCCTGTTCCAGGTAGACGGCGGGCAGTTGGTCGATCAGGGGGTGCGGCGTCGGCAGGCCGGGGACGGCGGCACGCATCGGATCAGGCTCCTCTCACCCGGAGTTGGTGTTCGTAGCTGAAGACCAGCGCGTGCCGGTCCAGCGGGATCTTCGTGGTCGCGTCGGTACGTTCACCGGTCTCCGGATCGGCGCGGTAGAGCCGTACGTCCTCCACCAGGTCCACGCCCGGCACCCGTTGCAGCACGGCGAACGCCTCACCCGACTGGACCGGCCGACCGAACGGCCACCCCTGACCGGCCGGGCCGCCGGTGAGCGGGTTGAAGTACCCGTACAGTGCGGACAGCGCCGTCTCCCGCACCCTCTCGACCACGGCTCCGCGCTCCGCCTGCACCGACGCGACGACGGTGACGCCCTGGTAGAACGGCGGCCCGACCGCCAGCCGGGTACCGATGGGCCGCCGTGCGTTCAGATGCTCCGAGATCAGGGCGAGCGTCTGCGCGGGCGGGACGAGTTCGCCGAACTCGATCCGGCCCCGCACGTCGCCGCGTCCGGCGGGCACGATGAGCAGCCGCACCCCGCCCGCGTCGCTCCCGCTCCCCTCACTGCCGCCCGTGCCGCCTCCACCCGCCTTGCCTTCGCCCGCACTTCGGCCACCGGCCGCCGCCGCGGCGCCGTCCCCGGTCCTGTCGTCCTTCGCGTCCGCCCGGATGCAGTGCACGCGCGCCGCGTCCGGGGCGATCTCGCGCGCCAGCAGTTCGTAGTCGTGCGGGACGACCGCCCGGTGCAGCGTCCGCAGCGTCATCGGCCCGCGCACCCGGGCGCTGTCGACGCTCTCGCCGTCGACCCCGCCGAGCGCGGGCCGCCGGTTCTCCACCCGCGCCACGTACGGGATCGCGCCCCGCAGGACCCGCAGCGTGGACCGCGCGACATTGCCGCGCAGCCCGCCGCCCGTGCGGTACGACCGCACGCGGACGGTGGCGCCCTTCACCGGCACCCGGCCGTAGTAGCGGATGCCGCCGTCCCGTTCCCGTACCGCGGGGCCGAACTCCACCCGCCCGGAGTTCGCGTCCAGCGTGACATGCCGGTCCTCGGGCCCGGAGTGTGCGAAGTCGTCCACGCGGGTCCACCGTTCGGCGTCCGCCCCCGCCCCGGGACCGGTCACCTCGACCACGAACTCACCGGGCACCACGGGCGGCCGGGCCAGCCCGAAGGCCTGGCCCGGCACTCCCTCGGCCTGCCCCAGCACCTCGTCGGTGACGGTCTCGGCGTGCTCGGCCGGGACGGTCGCGCCGACCGTGAACGCGGTGACCCCGCGGACCACCGGCGGTGCCACGTACGTCGGCTGGCCCGGCTCCGCCTCGATCAGCCGGCAGCGCAGCCAGCCCCCGGTCCGCCGCACCACGGTCGCGGTCGCATGGGTCCTCGGCAGATGCAGGATCAGCTCGCCGGACCGGTTGAAGCCGCCGGTGTCGTCCTTCTCGATCTCGCAGACCGTCCAGGCGCCGCCGTCCCACGCCTCCCAGAGGACCGGTGGACGCAGCGGGTCGACACCGACACCCTCCACCGTGCAGTCCAGCCGCAGCGCGAGGACGCCCGCCGGTACGGGGGCGGACAGACCCACGTACAGACAGTCGTCGACGGCGGGCGCAGCCCCGAAACAGGGCACGTCCCGGCCGAGCGCCAGCTCCTCCGTCCGGTCGGCCGCCTCACCGCCCGAGGGCCGGGTGGCGAGATGGGCGAAGTCGCACGGCACGATCGACAGGGCCTCGGAGGTGGTGAAGACGACCGCCTCCTCCGTCTCCGTACGGATGGTGGCGACCTCTGTTCCGGCGCGCACCACCACCGGTTCCGGCCGGGGCGCGGACAGCCGGAACGTCACATCGGTGTGCGCGGCCGTGGGCGGATGGAGCTGTACGCCGATCAGGTCGAGGAAGGTGAGATAGCTCTTCTCCGGGACGCGGTTCACCCGGTAGACGAGCTGGTCGACCATGCTCGCGAACGCCTCGATCAGGGTGACTCCGGGATCCGACACGTTGTGGTCGGTCCACTCCGGACAGCGCTGCTGTACCCGGCGTTTGGCCTCGTCCACCAGGCCCTGGAAGGTGCGGTCGTCCAGTCGCGGACGGGGCAGCGTCACGCGCCCGCCTCCTCGTCGTCGGCCGATTCCTCGGCGTGCTGCGGGATCACGTAGAAGGGGAAGACGAGGTTGCGCGGGTCGTTGGAGCCGCGCACCGTGTAGCCGATGTCGATGTAGAGCACCCCGGTGTCGGCCTCGTCGAACCGGACGACGACCTCGGTGACCTCGATCCGGGGCTCCCAGCGCTCCAGCGCCAGCCTTACCTCGTAGGCGAGTTGACCGGCCGTGCCCGCGTCGGCCGGGGCGAACACGTAGTCGTTGACGGCGCAGCCGAACTCCGGTCGCATCGGCCGCTCGCCCGGCGACGTCGCGAGGATCAGCCGGATCGACTCCTCCAGGGCGTGTTCGCCGCGCACGAGGGCGATGGACCCGGTCGCGTCCGTACGCGGTGGGAACGCCCAGCCCGCGCCGATGAACTGCTGTCCCATGCGCCCCCGTCACCCACCGATCAGTACGGTCGGGCAGCCCGACACGACCGGTGAGCCGCAGCCCGCCAGGTCGCCGGCGCGGGCGGCCGGACTGCCGCCGATCAGCACGCTCGAACTGCCGGGCGGCGCGATCACGGACGGCGGGTGGGCGGCGGGGGAGGTGCAGTGGTGCGGGGTGCCGACCGTCGCGGCGGGCTTGCCGCCGATCAGCACGGACGGCACACCGGGCGGTCCCACGGTGCCGGGGTGCCCTGTGGGGTCGCCGACCCGGGCGGCTGCGGCTGCTGCCGACATGCGGTCCACTCCTGTCCGTGGTTGTCCGGGCTCTCTTCTCCCGTGAGTTGCTGACTCGGTGTCAATTGAGCTTGATCATGGGGGCGTTGACCGACACCGAGCCTCCGCTCCTGACGTCCGTACGCCGTGTGCCGTCGACCGTGACCTGGCCGCCGCGCACCTCCACCGAACCGCCGCTGGAGAGCACGACTCTGCCGCTCCCGCCGTCCACGGAGACACCGCTGCGGGACGTCAACGTGACGCTGCCACCGGCGAGTTCGAGTGCTCCGCTCCCGGCGTCCAGCGCCACCCCGTCGGCCGCCTTGATGGAGACCCGCTCTTTGGCCTCGATCGTCACGCTGCCGTCGCTGTTGATGACGATCGCGGTGCCCTTGCGGTCCAGATCGATGGTGAGTTTCCCGTCGCCCGTGCGGAGCCGTACGCCTTGCGGACCGTTCGCCGCGTCGAGCAGCTCCAGTTGATTCCCGCTCCTGGACGCGAAGGCGCGGCGGTTCACGGCGCCGCTGGTCGGGTCGACGAGTTCAGCGCCGGTGCCGCCGCCCGGAGCGCCCGCACCGGCACCCGCAGCACCAGCGGCACCACCAGCGGCACCACCAGCGGCACCACCGGCGGAGCCACCCGCGGTCGGACCGGCCACCGCTCCGCCGCCGCCCGCGTTCCCGCCGCCCGGCCGGTCCTGCCCGTTGTACAGCCCCGCCAAGACGAACGGCCGGTCCAGGTGCCCGTGCTCGAAACCGACCAGCACCTCGTCCCCGACCTCCGGGATGAACGCCTCGCCGCCGCCCGTACCGCCCGACTGCGCCGTGCGCGCCCAGTCGCTCGCGTACTCGTCCGACAGCCAAGGGAAGCGGACCTTCACCCGCCCCGACCCCTCCGGATCCTGGGTGTCCGTCACCGTCCCGCTGACCAGCCCCGCACACCTTCCACCCCCGCCGGAACCGCCGGAGCCGCCCGATCCCGCGCCGCCACCGGTCAGACCGAACAGCGAACGCTCCTGCTGCCCGGAGACCGTGATCCACGTCTCGTACCCGCGTACGGCGTCGAAGACATGGCGCGACGACGTCACCGTGTACCGGCCCTCGAACGGCGCGCCCACCGCGTTCAGCGCCACCGCGCTGCCCGCCCGGACCGCCGGATTCCCCCGGATGACCGCCTCCAGCTCCGCGAACGAGCCGGCGATCCGTTCCGCCAGGGCCTTGGCCGCCTGGTCCACCTGCGCCTGCGCGCCGTACGCCGCGTCGGTCACGACGAAACGCGCCTCACCGAAGGGCGCGGACACCTCCGCCGCCGTCACCCCCAGCTCCAGCGTCGACGACGTCCCCGCCGGAGCCTTGCCCACCAGCGGCTGCTTCGCCTGGACGTCCCAGCCGCGCACCTCCACCTCGGAGACCTGCTCGGCGGCGGACACCCCGGCCCGGCAGCGGAGCAGATTGCTGCCGAGCTCCAGCACGAGCGGATCGCGGTCGGCCCGCGCCGACCCGTCCGGCGCCGAACTCGCCTCCGCCGGCCGGGTGATGTGCACCTGCCCCTCCCGCACGTATGCCTGGGCACCCGCCTCCTCGGCGAGCCCGCGCACGAACTCCCAGTCGGTGATGTTGGGTTGGGCGATGTGCTCCAGTACGGGCCC
Proteins encoded in this window:
- a CDS encoding NADP-dependent oxidoreductase; translated protein: MPRAVRYDRYGAVDVLYVADVARPAPAADEVVVEVVAAGLNPGEIGVREGLAHAIWPATFPSGQGSDLAGEVVAVGSAVSTPTIGAQVIGFTNRRAAQADYVAVPADQVTPKPAAVGWDVAGSLFVAGTTAYAAVRAVGAEPGETVALSAAAGGVGSLAVQLLRRQGVRVLAVAGEANHEWLASLGAMPIGYGEGIEGVEEQLRAAAPEGVDAFIDTYGSGHVELAMRLGVAPVRINTIIDFPAAKKFGTKSDGNMAAARADVLAELAALVAEGAISVAVSATYPVEQVREAYAELARPHSRGKIVLRMR
- a CDS encoding phage tail protein encodes the protein MRAAVPGLPTPHPLIDQLPAVYLEQDFLRRFLDALDEVLAPLLLTIDNVPAYLDHRTAPDDFLDWLAGWVAVEPHEDSPTDHRRTAVRGAVARHARRGTLGGLAEAVRLETGTEPEIAESGGTAWSTSPNTPLPGRPVPWVTIRVRAAEGRPLDRVRLEELIDTEVPAHVGFSLELLPPDRDGDGNRNGNGDGDTGVGGAEG
- a CDS encoding discoidin domain-containing protein; amino-acid sequence: MLILLAVGIWFALPHLAGLFGVAKEETGKPESVPPAECRASGAAKGHPAGAAVDGFNNRYWAPKETGDGIGEFLECDFAQPVRLTKLIVFSGTSARKDEFLTQARPAGITVLLTSRDGELTTRTVRLRDQAGEQTFDLRGSETVRARFTVNSAYGTGEGRRIAVAEVEFFGRRP
- a CDS encoding putative baseplate assembly protein — translated: MTLPRPRLDDRTFQGLVDEAKRRVQQRCPEWTDHNVSDPGVTLIEAFASMVDQLVYRVNRVPEKSYLTFLDLIGVQLHPPTAAHTDVTFRLSAPRPEPVVVRAGTEVATIRTETEEAVVFTTSEALSIVPCDFAHLATRPSGGEAADRTEELALGRDVPCFGAAPAVDDCLYVGLSAPVPAGVLALRLDCTVEGVGVDPLRPPVLWEAWDGGAWTVCEIEKDDTGGFNRSGELILHLPRTHATATVVRRTGGWLRCRLIEAEPGQPTYVAPPVVRGVTAFTVGATVPAEHAETVTDEVLGQAEGVPGQAFGLARPPVVPGEFVVEVTGPGAGADAERWTRVDDFAHSGPEDRHVTLDANSGRVEFGPAVRERDGGIRYYGRVPVKGATVRVRSYRTGGGLRGNVARSTLRVLRGAIPYVARVENRRPALGGVDGESVDSARVRGPMTLRTLHRAVVPHDYELLAREIAPDAARVHCIRADAKDDRTGDGAAAAAGGRSAGEGKAGGGGTGGSEGSGSDAGGVRLLIVPAGRGDVRGRIEFGELVPPAQTLALISEHLNARRPIGTRLAVGPPFYQGVTVVASVQAERGAVVERVRETALSALYGYFNPLTGGPAGQGWPFGRPVQSGEAFAVLQRVPGVDLVEDVRLYRADPETGERTDATTKIPLDRHALVFSYEHQLRVRGA
- a CDS encoding VgrG-related protein, whose translation is MTGQGVATALVVEFGGTALSAKFVNTLVEGYVDDSRTLPDLFLLRFRDPDRVLLEQTGLKIGSEARLLARAGGDTAPKPLLDGVVTALEVELDETGTFTVVRGLDESHRLFRGRRVASYQNMTLADICGQVAQRAGLKPGTVDVAGPVLEHIAQPNITDWEFVRGLAEEAGAQAYVREGQVHITRPAEASSAPDGSARADRDPLVLELGSNLLRCRAGVSAAEQVSEVEVRGWDVQAKQPLVGKAPAGTSSTLELGVTAAEVSAPFGEARFVVTDAAYGAQAQVDQAAKALAERIAGSFAELEAVIRGNPAVRAGSAVALNAVGAPFEGRYTVTSSRHVFDAVRGYETWITVSGQQERSLFGLTGGGAGSGGSGGSGGGGRCAGLVSGTVTDTQDPEGSGRVKVRFPWLSDEYASDWARTAQSGGTGGGEAFIPEVGDEVLVGFEHGHLDRPFVLAGLYNGQDRPGGGNAGGGGAVAGPTAGGSAGGAAGGAAGGAAGAAGAGAGAPGGGTGAELVDPTSGAVNRRAFASRSGNQLELLDAANGPQGVRLRTGDGKLTIDLDRKGTAIVINSDGSVTIEAKERVSIKAADGVALDAGSGALELAGGSVTLTSRSGVSVDGGSGRVVLSSGGSVEVRGGQVTVDGTRRTDVRSGGSVSVNAPMIKLN
- a CDS encoding oxidoreductase, giving the protein MTTTVSGGTLTPAEGLTISRMGYGAMQLAGPCVFGPPKDPGQAVAVLREAVALGVTHIDTSDFYGPTVVNELIREALHPYPADLHIVTKVGGRRSADGGWFSSLEPADLKVQVQENLLHLGLDVLDVVNLRMDAEGASTDSLAEPFGALAELREQGLIRHLGLSGVSDAQLTEAESIAPVVTVQNLYNLANRSDDALVDRCAAENIAFAAFFPLGGFSPLQSETLTSVAARLNASPQQVALAWLLRRSATTVLIPGTSSVGHLRENIAAAELRLPADAVAELDAIAG
- a CDS encoding GPW/gp25 family protein, giving the protein MGQQFIGAGWAFPPRTDATGSIALVRGEHALEESIRLILATSPGERPMRPEFGCAVNDYVFAPADAGTAGQLAYEVRLALERWEPRIEVTEVVVRFDEADTGVLYIDIGYTVRGSNDPRNLVFPFYVIPQHAEESADDEEAGA
- a CDS encoding PAAR domain-containing protein — its product is MSAAAAAARVGDPTGHPGTVGPPGVPSVLIGGKPAATVGTPHHCTSPAAHPPSVIAPPGSSSVLIGGSPAARAGDLAGCGSPVVSGCPTVLIGG